A single genomic interval of Struthio camelus isolate bStrCam1 chromosome 9, bStrCam1.hap1, whole genome shotgun sequence harbors:
- the LOC104153221 gene encoding very long-chain specific acyl-CoA dehydrogenase, mitochondrial isoform X3, giving the protein MLHLIRSRLHLGCRRQPWAQYLAKPAFRLPSLPCCVTHHRAGYSSDVEMESTSFVRNIFNGQLVPDNVFPFPSALTEEEMQSLRALLGPCTRFFEEINNPAANEKLESIEEATLAGLKDLGAFGLQVPEELGGTGLKNSQYARIVEVVGLHDLGVGISLGAHQSIGFKGILLFGTPSQKEKYLPKLASGETTAAFCLTEPASGSDAASIRTVADLSPCGKFYTLNGEKIWISNGGIAEIFTVFAKTPIKVEAGEMKERISAFIVERAFGGVTSGPPEKKMGIKCSNTAEVHFDNVKVPAENLLGGLGKGFKVAMNILNNGRFGMASALAGTMRGVIVKAADHAANRTQFGDKISNYGAIQEKIARMAMLHYVTESMAYVLSANMDMKVTDYKLEAAISKIFASEAAWHVTDEVIQVLGGMGYMQEAGIEKIMRDLRIFRIFEGTNDVLRLFVALTGVQYAGGCLKNLQKSIMNPPGKVRAVLREIGWRAKRKVGIPSGFSLQGLVHSDLDSSAVQLMKAVDLLGEAVETLLLKFGTRLTDKQFHLKRVADAAIDMYAMAVVLSRASRALSLKQASAEHEKLLCRTWCHEAYERVKVNLRVVKSSTWNQSCSNMKLISHAVVQNKGVYATHPLGF; this is encoded by the exons gctgccgtcGCTGCCGTGCTGCGTAACACACCACAGGGCAGGATACTCCAGTGATGTGGAGATG GAATCCACCTCCTTTGTCAGAAATATCTTCAACGGGCAGCTTGTACCCGACaatgttttccctttcccctctg CTctcacagaggaggaaatgcagtcCCTGCGAGCCTTGCTAGGTCCCTGCACCCGCTTCTTTGAG GAGATTAACAATCCTGCTGCAAATGAGAAGCTGGAGTCCATTGAGGAGGCCACCTTGGCAGGGCTGAAAGACCTGGGAGCCTTTGGGCTGCAGGTGCCTGAGGAGCTGGGAGGCACTGGGCTGAAGAACAGCCAG TACGCTCGCATAGTGGAAGTAGTGGGACTGCATGACCTCGGTGTGGGCATCAGCCTCGGTGCGCACCAGTCCATCGGCTTCAAGGGCATCCTGCTCTTTGGGACTCCGAGCCAGAAGGAGAAGTACCTGCCCAAGCTTGCCTCTG GGGAGACcacagctgccttctgcctgaCGGAGCCCGCTAGCGGCTCGGATGCAGCCTCCATCCGGACAGTGGCCGACCTCAGCCCCTGTGGCAAATTCTACACCCTCAATGGAGAGAAGATCTGGATCAG TAATGGAGGGATAGCTGAGATCTTCACTGTGTTCGCCAAGACACCAATAAAAGTAGAAGCAggtgaaatgaaagaaagaatttctGCTTTCATTGTCGAGCGAGCATTTGGGGGAGTAACCAG TGGCCCTCCAGAGAAGAAGATGGGGATCAAGTGCTCCAATACAGCTGAAGTTCACTTTGATAACGTGAAAGTGCCTGCAGAAAATCTGCTGGGGGGACTTGGGAAAGGCTTCAAGGTGGCAATGAACATACTGAATAATGGCCGTTTTGGGATGGCATCTGCCCTGGCAGGGACCATGCGAGGAGTGATTGTCAAAGCT GCAGACCATGCTGCTAATCGCACGCAGTTTGGAGACAAGATAAGCAACTATGGGGCTATTCAGGAGAAAATTGCCCGGATGGCCATGCTGCACTACGTCACAGAG TCAATGGCCTATGTGCTGAGCGCCAACATGGACATGAAGGTGACTGATTACAAGCTGGAAGCTGCTATCAGCAAGATTTTTGCTTCA GAAGCAGCCTGGCATGTCACGGACGAGGTCATCCAGGTTCTCGGAGGAATGGGGTACATGCAG GAAGCAGGCATTGAGAAGATCATGAGAGACTTGAGGATTTTCCGCATCTTTGAGGGCACCAATGATGTTCTCCGGCTGTTTGTGGCACTGACAGGGGTTCAG taCGCTGGGGGCTGCTTAAAGAACCTGCAAAAAAGCATCATGAACCCACCCGGGAAAGTGCGTGCTGTCCTCAGAGAAATTGGATGGAGAGCGAAGCG aaaaGTAGGGATCCCTTCTGGCTTCTCTCTCCAGGGACTCGTTCATTCAGACCTCGACAGCAGTGCAGTCCAG ctgatGAAGGCTGTAGACCTGCTGGGGGAAGCTGTAGAGACCCTCCTCCTGAAGTTTGGCACCAGGCTAACAG ATAAGCAGTTCCACCTGAAGCGTGTGGCCGACGCTGCAATTGATATGTATGCCATGGCCGTGGTGCTCTCCAG GGCCAGCCGAGCCTTATCTCTGAAACAAGCATCTGCAGAACATGAGAAACTCCTGTGCCGGACCTGGTGCCACGAG GCATATGAGCGAGTGAAGGTAAATCTGAGAGTGGTGAAGTCGTCTACATGGAATCAGTCCTGCAGTAACATGAAGCTCATATCGCATGCAGTGGTGCAGAATAAGGGGGTCTATGCGACGCATCCCCTTGGCTTCTGA
- the LOC104153221 gene encoding very long-chain specific acyl-CoA dehydrogenase, mitochondrial isoform X6, which produces MLHLIRSRLHLGCRRQPWAQYLAKPAFRLPSLPCCVTHHRAGYSSDVEMESTSFVRNIFNGQLVPDNVFPFPSALTEEEMQSLRALLGPCTRFFEEINNPAANEKLESIEEATLAGLKDLGAFGLQVPEELGGTGLKNSQYARIVEVVGLHDLGVGISLGAHQSIGFKGILLFGTPSQKEKYLPKLASGETTAAFCLTEPASGSDAASIRTVADLSPCGKFYTLNGEKIWISNGGIAEIFTVFAKTPIKVEAGEMKERISAFIVERAFGGVTSGPPEKKMGIKCSNTAEVHFDNVKVPAENLLGGLGKGFKVAMNILNNGRFGMASALAGTMRGVIVKAADHAANRTQFGDKISNYGAIQEKIARMAMLHYVTEEAAWHVTDEVIQVLGGMGYMQEAGIEKIMRDLRIFRIFEGTNDVLRLFVALTGVQYAGGCLKNLQKSIMNPPGKVRAVLREIGWRAKRKVGIPSGFSLQGLVHSDLDSSAVQLMKAVDLLGEAVETLLLKFGTRLTGI; this is translated from the exons gctgccgtcGCTGCCGTGCTGCGTAACACACCACAGGGCAGGATACTCCAGTGATGTGGAGATG GAATCCACCTCCTTTGTCAGAAATATCTTCAACGGGCAGCTTGTACCCGACaatgttttccctttcccctctg CTctcacagaggaggaaatgcagtcCCTGCGAGCCTTGCTAGGTCCCTGCACCCGCTTCTTTGAG GAGATTAACAATCCTGCTGCAAATGAGAAGCTGGAGTCCATTGAGGAGGCCACCTTGGCAGGGCTGAAAGACCTGGGAGCCTTTGGGCTGCAGGTGCCTGAGGAGCTGGGAGGCACTGGGCTGAAGAACAGCCAG TACGCTCGCATAGTGGAAGTAGTGGGACTGCATGACCTCGGTGTGGGCATCAGCCTCGGTGCGCACCAGTCCATCGGCTTCAAGGGCATCCTGCTCTTTGGGACTCCGAGCCAGAAGGAGAAGTACCTGCCCAAGCTTGCCTCTG GGGAGACcacagctgccttctgcctgaCGGAGCCCGCTAGCGGCTCGGATGCAGCCTCCATCCGGACAGTGGCCGACCTCAGCCCCTGTGGCAAATTCTACACCCTCAATGGAGAGAAGATCTGGATCAG TAATGGAGGGATAGCTGAGATCTTCACTGTGTTCGCCAAGACACCAATAAAAGTAGAAGCAggtgaaatgaaagaaagaatttctGCTTTCATTGTCGAGCGAGCATTTGGGGGAGTAACCAG TGGCCCTCCAGAGAAGAAGATGGGGATCAAGTGCTCCAATACAGCTGAAGTTCACTTTGATAACGTGAAAGTGCCTGCAGAAAATCTGCTGGGGGGACTTGGGAAAGGCTTCAAGGTGGCAATGAACATACTGAATAATGGCCGTTTTGGGATGGCATCTGCCCTGGCAGGGACCATGCGAGGAGTGATTGTCAAAGCT GCAGACCATGCTGCTAATCGCACGCAGTTTGGAGACAAGATAAGCAACTATGGGGCTATTCAGGAGAAAATTGCCCGGATGGCCATGCTGCACTACGTCACAGAG GAAGCAGCCTGGCATGTCACGGACGAGGTCATCCAGGTTCTCGGAGGAATGGGGTACATGCAG GAAGCAGGCATTGAGAAGATCATGAGAGACTTGAGGATTTTCCGCATCTTTGAGGGCACCAATGATGTTCTCCGGCTGTTTGTGGCACTGACAGGGGTTCAG taCGCTGGGGGCTGCTTAAAGAACCTGCAAAAAAGCATCATGAACCCACCCGGGAAAGTGCGTGCTGTCCTCAGAGAAATTGGATGGAGAGCGAAGCG aaaaGTAGGGATCCCTTCTGGCTTCTCTCTCCAGGGACTCGTTCATTCAGACCTCGACAGCAGTGCAGTCCAG ctgatGAAGGCTGTAGACCTGCTGGGGGAAGCTGTAGAGACCCTCCTCCTGAAGTTTGGCACCAGGCTAACAG GCATATGA
- the LOC104153221 gene encoding very long-chain specific acyl-CoA dehydrogenase, mitochondrial isoform X5, giving the protein MLHLIRSRLHLGCRRQPWAQYLAKPAFRLPSLPCCVTHHRAGYSSDVEMESTSFVRNIFNGQLVPDNVFPFPSALTEEEMQSLRALLGPCTRFFEEINNPAANEKLESIEEATLAGLKDLGAFGLQVPEELGGTGLKNSQYARIVEVVGLHDLGVGISLGAHQSIGFKGILLFGTPSQKEKYLPKLASGETTAAFCLTEPASGSDAASIRTVADLSPCGKFYTLNGEKIWISNGGIAEIFTVFAKTPIKVEAGEMKERISAFIVERAFGGVTSGPPEKKMGIKCSNTAEVHFDNVKVPAENLLGGLGKGFKVAMNILNNGRFGMASALAGTMRGVIVKAADHAANRTQFGDKISNYGAIQEKIARMAMLHYVTEEAAWHVTDEVIQVLGGMGYMQEAGIEKIMRDLRIFRIFEGTNDVLRLFVALTGVQYAGGCLKNLQKSIMNPPGKVRAVLREIGWRAKRKVGIPSGFSLQGLVHSDLDSSAVQLMKAVDLLGEAVETLLLKFGTRLTDKQFHLKRVADAAIDMYAMAVVLSRASRALSLKQASAEHEKLLCRTWCHEAYERVKVNLRVVKSSTWNQSCSNMKLISHAVVQNKGVYATHPLGF; this is encoded by the exons gctgccgtcGCTGCCGTGCTGCGTAACACACCACAGGGCAGGATACTCCAGTGATGTGGAGATG GAATCCACCTCCTTTGTCAGAAATATCTTCAACGGGCAGCTTGTACCCGACaatgttttccctttcccctctg CTctcacagaggaggaaatgcagtcCCTGCGAGCCTTGCTAGGTCCCTGCACCCGCTTCTTTGAG GAGATTAACAATCCTGCTGCAAATGAGAAGCTGGAGTCCATTGAGGAGGCCACCTTGGCAGGGCTGAAAGACCTGGGAGCCTTTGGGCTGCAGGTGCCTGAGGAGCTGGGAGGCACTGGGCTGAAGAACAGCCAG TACGCTCGCATAGTGGAAGTAGTGGGACTGCATGACCTCGGTGTGGGCATCAGCCTCGGTGCGCACCAGTCCATCGGCTTCAAGGGCATCCTGCTCTTTGGGACTCCGAGCCAGAAGGAGAAGTACCTGCCCAAGCTTGCCTCTG GGGAGACcacagctgccttctgcctgaCGGAGCCCGCTAGCGGCTCGGATGCAGCCTCCATCCGGACAGTGGCCGACCTCAGCCCCTGTGGCAAATTCTACACCCTCAATGGAGAGAAGATCTGGATCAG TAATGGAGGGATAGCTGAGATCTTCACTGTGTTCGCCAAGACACCAATAAAAGTAGAAGCAggtgaaatgaaagaaagaatttctGCTTTCATTGTCGAGCGAGCATTTGGGGGAGTAACCAG TGGCCCTCCAGAGAAGAAGATGGGGATCAAGTGCTCCAATACAGCTGAAGTTCACTTTGATAACGTGAAAGTGCCTGCAGAAAATCTGCTGGGGGGACTTGGGAAAGGCTTCAAGGTGGCAATGAACATACTGAATAATGGCCGTTTTGGGATGGCATCTGCCCTGGCAGGGACCATGCGAGGAGTGATTGTCAAAGCT GCAGACCATGCTGCTAATCGCACGCAGTTTGGAGACAAGATAAGCAACTATGGGGCTATTCAGGAGAAAATTGCCCGGATGGCCATGCTGCACTACGTCACAGAG GAAGCAGCCTGGCATGTCACGGACGAGGTCATCCAGGTTCTCGGAGGAATGGGGTACATGCAG GAAGCAGGCATTGAGAAGATCATGAGAGACTTGAGGATTTTCCGCATCTTTGAGGGCACCAATGATGTTCTCCGGCTGTTTGTGGCACTGACAGGGGTTCAG taCGCTGGGGGCTGCTTAAAGAACCTGCAAAAAAGCATCATGAACCCACCCGGGAAAGTGCGTGCTGTCCTCAGAGAAATTGGATGGAGAGCGAAGCG aaaaGTAGGGATCCCTTCTGGCTTCTCTCTCCAGGGACTCGTTCATTCAGACCTCGACAGCAGTGCAGTCCAG ctgatGAAGGCTGTAGACCTGCTGGGGGAAGCTGTAGAGACCCTCCTCCTGAAGTTTGGCACCAGGCTAACAG ATAAGCAGTTCCACCTGAAGCGTGTGGCCGACGCTGCAATTGATATGTATGCCATGGCCGTGGTGCTCTCCAG GGCCAGCCGAGCCTTATCTCTGAAACAAGCATCTGCAGAACATGAGAAACTCCTGTGCCGGACCTGGTGCCACGAG GCATATGAGCGAGTGAAGGTAAATCTGAGAGTGGTGAAGTCGTCTACATGGAATCAGTCCTGCAGTAACATGAAGCTCATATCGCATGCAGTGGTGCAGAATAAGGGGGTCTATGCGACGCATCCCCTTGGCTTCTGA
- the LOC104153221 gene encoding very long-chain specific acyl-CoA dehydrogenase, mitochondrial isoform X4, which yields MLHLIRSRLHLGCRRQPWAQYLAKPAFRLPSLPCCVTHHRAGYSSDVEMESTSFVRNIFNGQLVPDNVFPFPSALTEEEMQSLRALLGPCTRFFEVSGIPHLCSDLKISQHSDSPAHTYRCRCPCLCTVTCVHKYVHAHVRAYSGTHVHMHICMYITAPIYMHIYRWKHAHVHALEINNPAANEKLESIEEATLAGLKDLGAFGLQVPEELGGTGLKNSQYARIVEVVGLHDLGVGISLGAHQSIGFKGILLFGTPSQKEKYLPKLASGETTAAFCLTEPASGSDAASIRTVADLSPCGKFYTLNGEKIWISNGGIAEIFTVFAKTPIKVEAGEMKERISAFIVERAFGGVTSGPPEKKMGIKCSNTAEVHFDNVKVPAENLLGGLGKGFKVAMNILNNGRFGMASALAGTMRGVIVKAADHAANRTQFGDKISNYGAIQEKIARMAMLHYVTESMAYVLSANMDMKVTDYKLEAAISKIFASEAAWHVTDEVIQVLGGMGYMQEAGIEKIMRDLRIFRIFEGTNDVLRLFVALTGVQYAGGCLKNLQKSIMNPPGKVRAVLREIGWRAKRKVGIPSGFSLQGLVHSDLDSSAVQLMKAVDLLGEAVETLLLKFGTRLTGI from the exons gctgccgtcGCTGCCGTGCTGCGTAACACACCACAGGGCAGGATACTCCAGTGATGTGGAGATG GAATCCACCTCCTTTGTCAGAAATATCTTCAACGGGCAGCTTGTACCCGACaatgttttccctttcccctctg CTctcacagaggaggaaatgcagtcCCTGCGAGCCTTGCTAGGTCCCTGCACCCGCTTCTTTGAGGTCAGTGGCATCCCCCATCTCTGCAGCGATCTGAAGATATCCCAACACTCGGACTCTCCTGCACACACATACAGGTGCAGGTGCCCATGTCTGTGCACAGTCACGTGTGTGCACAAATATGTACATGCACATGTGCGTGCATATTCAGGCACACACGTTCACATGCACATATGCATGTACATAACTGCACCTATATACATGCATATCTACAGATGGAAGCATGCACACGTGCACGCACTG GAGATTAACAATCCTGCTGCAAATGAGAAGCTGGAGTCCATTGAGGAGGCCACCTTGGCAGGGCTGAAAGACCTGGGAGCCTTTGGGCTGCAGGTGCCTGAGGAGCTGGGAGGCACTGGGCTGAAGAACAGCCAG TACGCTCGCATAGTGGAAGTAGTGGGACTGCATGACCTCGGTGTGGGCATCAGCCTCGGTGCGCACCAGTCCATCGGCTTCAAGGGCATCCTGCTCTTTGGGACTCCGAGCCAGAAGGAGAAGTACCTGCCCAAGCTTGCCTCTG GGGAGACcacagctgccttctgcctgaCGGAGCCCGCTAGCGGCTCGGATGCAGCCTCCATCCGGACAGTGGCCGACCTCAGCCCCTGTGGCAAATTCTACACCCTCAATGGAGAGAAGATCTGGATCAG TAATGGAGGGATAGCTGAGATCTTCACTGTGTTCGCCAAGACACCAATAAAAGTAGAAGCAggtgaaatgaaagaaagaatttctGCTTTCATTGTCGAGCGAGCATTTGGGGGAGTAACCAG TGGCCCTCCAGAGAAGAAGATGGGGATCAAGTGCTCCAATACAGCTGAAGTTCACTTTGATAACGTGAAAGTGCCTGCAGAAAATCTGCTGGGGGGACTTGGGAAAGGCTTCAAGGTGGCAATGAACATACTGAATAATGGCCGTTTTGGGATGGCATCTGCCCTGGCAGGGACCATGCGAGGAGTGATTGTCAAAGCT GCAGACCATGCTGCTAATCGCACGCAGTTTGGAGACAAGATAAGCAACTATGGGGCTATTCAGGAGAAAATTGCCCGGATGGCCATGCTGCACTACGTCACAGAG TCAATGGCCTATGTGCTGAGCGCCAACATGGACATGAAGGTGACTGATTACAAGCTGGAAGCTGCTATCAGCAAGATTTTTGCTTCA GAAGCAGCCTGGCATGTCACGGACGAGGTCATCCAGGTTCTCGGAGGAATGGGGTACATGCAG GAAGCAGGCATTGAGAAGATCATGAGAGACTTGAGGATTTTCCGCATCTTTGAGGGCACCAATGATGTTCTCCGGCTGTTTGTGGCACTGACAGGGGTTCAG taCGCTGGGGGCTGCTTAAAGAACCTGCAAAAAAGCATCATGAACCCACCCGGGAAAGTGCGTGCTGTCCTCAGAGAAATTGGATGGAGAGCGAAGCG aaaaGTAGGGATCCCTTCTGGCTTCTCTCTCCAGGGACTCGTTCATTCAGACCTCGACAGCAGTGCAGTCCAG ctgatGAAGGCTGTAGACCTGCTGGGGGAAGCTGTAGAGACCCTCCTCCTGAAGTTTGGCACCAGGCTAACAG GCATATGA
- the LOC104153221 gene encoding very long-chain specific acyl-CoA dehydrogenase, mitochondrial isoform X2: MLHLIRSRLHLGCRRQPWAQYLAKPAFRLPSLPCCVTHHRAGYSSDVEMESTSFVRNIFNGQLVPDNVFPFPSALTEEEMQSLRALLGPCTRFFEVSGIPHLCSDLKISQHSDSPAHTYRCRCPCLCTVTCVHKYVHAHVRAYSGTHVHMHICMYITAPIYMHIYRWKHAHVHALEINNPAANEKLESIEEATLAGLKDLGAFGLQVPEELGGTGLKNSQYARIVEVVGLHDLGVGISLGAHQSIGFKGILLFGTPSQKEKYLPKLASGETTAAFCLTEPASGSDAASIRTVADLSPCGKFYTLNGEKIWISNGGIAEIFTVFAKTPIKVEAGEMKERISAFIVERAFGGVTSGPPEKKMGIKCSNTAEVHFDNVKVPAENLLGGLGKGFKVAMNILNNGRFGMASALAGTMRGVIVKAADHAANRTQFGDKISNYGAIQEKIARMAMLHYVTESMAYVLSANMDMKVTDYKLEAAISKIFASEAAWHVTDEVIQVLGGMGYMQEAGIEKIMRDLRIFRIFEGTNDVLRLFVALTGVQYAGGCLKNLQKSIMNPPGKVRAVLREIGWRAKRKVGIPSGFSLQGLVHSDLDSSAVQLMKAVDLLGEAVETLLLKFGTRLTDKQFHLKRVADAAIDMYAMAVVLSRHMSE, encoded by the exons gctgccgtcGCTGCCGTGCTGCGTAACACACCACAGGGCAGGATACTCCAGTGATGTGGAGATG GAATCCACCTCCTTTGTCAGAAATATCTTCAACGGGCAGCTTGTACCCGACaatgttttccctttcccctctg CTctcacagaggaggaaatgcagtcCCTGCGAGCCTTGCTAGGTCCCTGCACCCGCTTCTTTGAGGTCAGTGGCATCCCCCATCTCTGCAGCGATCTGAAGATATCCCAACACTCGGACTCTCCTGCACACACATACAGGTGCAGGTGCCCATGTCTGTGCACAGTCACGTGTGTGCACAAATATGTACATGCACATGTGCGTGCATATTCAGGCACACACGTTCACATGCACATATGCATGTACATAACTGCACCTATATACATGCATATCTACAGATGGAAGCATGCACACGTGCACGCACTG GAGATTAACAATCCTGCTGCAAATGAGAAGCTGGAGTCCATTGAGGAGGCCACCTTGGCAGGGCTGAAAGACCTGGGAGCCTTTGGGCTGCAGGTGCCTGAGGAGCTGGGAGGCACTGGGCTGAAGAACAGCCAG TACGCTCGCATAGTGGAAGTAGTGGGACTGCATGACCTCGGTGTGGGCATCAGCCTCGGTGCGCACCAGTCCATCGGCTTCAAGGGCATCCTGCTCTTTGGGACTCCGAGCCAGAAGGAGAAGTACCTGCCCAAGCTTGCCTCTG GGGAGACcacagctgccttctgcctgaCGGAGCCCGCTAGCGGCTCGGATGCAGCCTCCATCCGGACAGTGGCCGACCTCAGCCCCTGTGGCAAATTCTACACCCTCAATGGAGAGAAGATCTGGATCAG TAATGGAGGGATAGCTGAGATCTTCACTGTGTTCGCCAAGACACCAATAAAAGTAGAAGCAggtgaaatgaaagaaagaatttctGCTTTCATTGTCGAGCGAGCATTTGGGGGAGTAACCAG TGGCCCTCCAGAGAAGAAGATGGGGATCAAGTGCTCCAATACAGCTGAAGTTCACTTTGATAACGTGAAAGTGCCTGCAGAAAATCTGCTGGGGGGACTTGGGAAAGGCTTCAAGGTGGCAATGAACATACTGAATAATGGCCGTTTTGGGATGGCATCTGCCCTGGCAGGGACCATGCGAGGAGTGATTGTCAAAGCT GCAGACCATGCTGCTAATCGCACGCAGTTTGGAGACAAGATAAGCAACTATGGGGCTATTCAGGAGAAAATTGCCCGGATGGCCATGCTGCACTACGTCACAGAG TCAATGGCCTATGTGCTGAGCGCCAACATGGACATGAAGGTGACTGATTACAAGCTGGAAGCTGCTATCAGCAAGATTTTTGCTTCA GAAGCAGCCTGGCATGTCACGGACGAGGTCATCCAGGTTCTCGGAGGAATGGGGTACATGCAG GAAGCAGGCATTGAGAAGATCATGAGAGACTTGAGGATTTTCCGCATCTTTGAGGGCACCAATGATGTTCTCCGGCTGTTTGTGGCACTGACAGGGGTTCAG taCGCTGGGGGCTGCTTAAAGAACCTGCAAAAAAGCATCATGAACCCACCCGGGAAAGTGCGTGCTGTCCTCAGAGAAATTGGATGGAGAGCGAAGCG aaaaGTAGGGATCCCTTCTGGCTTCTCTCTCCAGGGACTCGTTCATTCAGACCTCGACAGCAGTGCAGTCCAG ctgatGAAGGCTGTAGACCTGCTGGGGGAAGCTGTAGAGACCCTCCTCCTGAAGTTTGGCACCAGGCTAACAG ATAAGCAGTTCCACCTGAAGCGTGTGGCCGACGCTGCAATTGATATGTATGCCATGGCCGTGGTGCTCTCCAG GCATATGAGCGAGTGA